One Candidatus Nitrososphaera evergladensis SR1 genomic window carries:
- a CDS encoding DNA primase — protein sequence MSSQNKLTGNRIVVLALLALSLAAVASTFAAPTAVFASSYYDDEDDDDNGSYHHYYYKYYHNDEDDDECGDDDDDDEDDDDNGDDYYWSSYDSDWSHSKYYDDDDEDEDDDDDCDDDEEDDDYSYDHYYWKYD from the coding sequence ATGTCAAGTCAAAACAAACTCACAGGAAACAGAATCGTGGTTCTGGCCTTACTGGCTTTGAGCCTCGCAGCAGTAGCATCGACGTTTGCAGCACCGACGGCAGTATTTGCATCATCGTACTACGATGATGAGGATGACGACGACAATGGATCGTATCATCACTACTACTACAAATACTACCACAATGACGAAGATGACGACGAATGCGGCGACGATGACGATGATGATGAGGATGACGACGACAACGGCGATGACTACTACTGGTCAAGCTATGACAGTGACTGGTCTCACTCCAAGTACTACGACGACGATGATGAAGACGAAGATGACGATGACGACTGCGACGACGATGAAGAAGATGACGACTACTCTTACGACCACTACTACTGGAAGTACGACTAA
- a CDS encoding ester cyclase, with product MFSFFYISLAGCATPQKLPDFAGTFKGEMKGFGGRMIQPPNKKFRIEFCTVAHWKGGKITEERLFYDLMGMTGPIGAPP from the coding sequence ATTTTTTCTTTTTTCTATATTTCACTTGCAGGATGTGCGACTCCTCAAAAATTACCGGATTTCGCCGGGACATTCAAAGGCGAAATGAAAGGATTTGGCGGAAGGATGATTCAACCTCCCAACAAAAAGTTTCGCATAGAGTTTTGCACTGTTGCCCATTGGAAAGGCGGCAAGATTACAGAAGAGAGATTGTTTTATGATTTAATGGGAATGACGGGTCCGATTGGCGCGCCGCCTTGA